Within Runella rosea, the genomic segment TTCTCCGCTTGGGTTTAAGGGTAGGGGTTAGCTCGCCATTGGCGGCCGACAACTCGCGGGACAATAAATGGTATTTCTTTACCCGCTCGTAGGGGGCCAATTCCTTGTTTTCATTTTCTACTTCACTCCGAATTTTAGCACTTACCTTTTCATTTTTAATAATCTCATCGTCAGAGGTATAAGTGATATTTTCGATTCGGCAAAACTCTTTGATGGCGTCAAAAGAGGGGACAATCAAGGCGGCGGCGTATTTTTGCCCATCGCCGAGAACTACCGCCTGTTCTATAAAAAATGACTCCTTCAATTTTGCTTCTACGGCCTGTGGGGCTACGTATTTTCCAGCCGAGATTTTGAAAATTTCCTTTTTTCGGTCGGTCAATTTTAAAAACTTATCATCGACCCACTGACCGATGTCGCCCGTGTGAAACCAGCCATCGGCCGAAATCACTTCGGCAGTGAGGTGGGGTTTGCGGTAATATCCCTTCATGACATTGGGGCCTTTGACCAGAATTTCGCCATCGTCGGCGAGTTTTACCTCCACGCCGTCAATCACCATGCCTACGGTTCCGATGCGGATTTCTTGTTGGGGATACAGACGGTTAAAGGAAATAACGGGCGAGGTTTCGGTCAGTCCGTAGCCTTCACACACGGGAATCCCCGCCGCCCAAAACACCCGGGCAATACGCGGCGGAGTAGCCGCTGCTCCGACCACAATCATCTGGAGTTTGCCGCCGAGGGCTTCTTGCCATTTGCTGAAAACCAGTTTTTTAGCCAACGAAAGTTGGGTGTTGTACCACCAGCCCATGTCTTTGTTGGGGTCGTATTTTAACCCTAAATCCAAGGCCCACAGGAAGATATTACGTGAAACGCGCGACAATTCGTAGCCTTTTGCCACGATTTTGTCATATACTTTTTCGAGTAGACGTGGCACCGTTGACAGCACCGTAGGATGCACTTCGCGCAGGTTTTCGGCAATGGTTGCCACGCTTTCGGCGTAATAAATAGAAATGCCCGAACGCAAATATACGTACTGGACCATGCGTTCAAAGACGTGATTGAGCGGCAAAAAACTCAAAGCCCGGGCTTCTGAGCCAAACGCAATCAGTTTCCGACCTTCTTCGGCATTGCTCAAAATATTGTGGTGCGAAATCATGACTCCTTTGGGGTCGCCGGTGGTGCCTGAAGTATAAATAATGCTCAATAAATCGTCGGGTTGGACCGCCGCTTTCATGGCGTCGAGCTTGGGGCGATTGGCTTCGTCGGCTTTACCCATGACATCGGTAAGATTTTTGGCACTTTTGACGGCATCAAATGTGTACATTTCTTCGACAGTAGGCGCGGTAGCCACCACGTCAATCAGTTTTCTAAACAGGCCTGCGTCGCCCACAAATACAAACTTGACTTCGGCTTCGTGAAAAATATATTGAAAATCGTCGAGGGTCAGTGTGGGGTAAATCGGTACCGAAACTGCTCCAACTTGCTGAATACCAAAGTCTACAATGTTCCATTCAGGGCGACCTTCCGACACGATTGCGATGCGGTCGCCTGCTTGCACACCCAATTGGATGAGGCCAAGACTGACTTTATCGACCTCTTCGCAAAACTGCTGCGA encodes:
- a CDS encoding AMP-dependent synthetase/ligase: MQTVATRIFDFLDLYVKSQNKPDTLACKRHGEWVTFSSQQFCEEVDKVSLGLIQLGVQAGDRIAIVSEGRPEWNIVDFGIQQVGAVSVPIYPTLTLDDFQYIFHEAEVKFVFVGDAGLFRKLIDVVATAPTVEEMYTFDAVKSAKNLTDVMGKADEANRPKLDAMKAAVQPDDLLSIIYTSGTTGDPKGVMISHHNILSNAEEGRKLIAFGSEARALSFLPLNHVFERMVQYVYLRSGISIYYAESVATIAENLREVHPTVLSTVPRLLEKVYDKIVAKGYELSRVSRNIFLWALDLGLKYDPNKDMGWWYNTQLSLAKKLVFSKWQEALGGKLQMIVVGAAATPPRIARVFWAAGIPVCEGYGLTETSPVISFNRLYPQQEIRIGTVGMVIDGVEVKLADDGEILVKGPNVMKGYYRKPHLTAEVISADGWFHTGDIGQWVDDKFLKLTDRKKEIFKISAGKYVAPQAVEAKLKESFFIEQAVVLGDGQKYAAALIVPSFDAIKEFCRIENITYTSDDEIIKNEKVSAKIRSEVENENKELAPYERVKKYHLLSRELSAANGELTPTLKPKRRIIQEKYKAEIEEMFA